In Periophthalmus magnuspinnatus isolate fPerMag1 chromosome 9, fPerMag1.2.pri, whole genome shotgun sequence, the sequence TTCCTCATGTTGGGGTACTTTTCCTCTGTGAGTAGGTCCCAAAACTGTCCATGAGCTCTGAACTTCAACTGATTGTTTGTAAtgccaatatatatatatatatatatatatatatatatatatatatatatatatatatatatatatatatatatatatatatatatatatatatatatatatatatatatatatatatatatatatatatatagttgagaacccagcaggaatcataagctggccaaaggaggagatacagaccacagaggCTGAGgattagtgagtgtgagagccacagtcagtCGATGAAacatccataagtacatcaaggacaaagCCCAAACAGATGACATGCTCagcaaatgtctcagacagtggagtgcagaggaaaaggtgctggaggaaccatcatggaaggacaagcccctgcacagGATGTACCatcggaacataactgaaggggctgatatcaagaaatcctactaatggcttgagaaagctggactgaagggcagcacagaggcactaatcctggctgcacaggagcaggccttgagcaccagagcgatagaggcccagatctaccacaccagacaagacccaatgtgtaggctgtgcaaagaggcccctgagacaatccagcacgtaactgcagggtgtaagatgctgcagggaaagcatacatggagcggcataaccaagtggcgggcatagtgtacagaaacatctgtgcagagtacggactggaaaccccaagatcaaggtgggaaacacttccaaaggtagtggagaatgatcgagcaaagatcctgtgggacttccagatacagactgacagaatggtgatggcaaaccaactggacattgtggtggtggataaacaacagagcaaaactggtgtggtggacatcgcagaaccaagtgatgggaacatcaggaaaaagaaacatgagaaactaaagaaatactaggggctcaaagaagagttGGAGAAAGCCtcgaaggtgaaggtatcagtggtgcctgtgGTCATCAGAGGACTCGGGGCaatgacccccaaactggaggagtggttACAGCAGAtcacaggaaaaacatcagacatctcagtccaaaaaagtacagtactaggaacagcaaagatactgcgcagaaccctcaagctcccaggcctcagGGAGAGGACTAGAGcatggaaaagagaggggatgagaccacccgcagagggtgatttttttttttttttttttttaataattaatgtatttaaatatttatttaaattcatatgtgtgtatgtatatgtgtatgcatgtattgagatgtatgtgtatgtatatatacttttttttttttcctgttcttGTGCTCAGCTGGTGCCTTGGGGTGAGCGGTGGGGGCGGTCGAATGGTCAGGCCTGTGTTAGTTTGTGAGCCTATTTTTAGCAGGTCTGTCTAATCGAGTTGGAAATCTTAGTACCGTGTTTACATGAGTTAATAACATCAGGATAATGTGTTGCTTACACTtctaaacttaaataaaaagtaactgGGTCAATCCTATGGGAACCTCAGAGGAccacatacaaatacatgtttaaacagcacaaacacactcgTTTTctctcagtttgtttttttcaagtaGAGCAGCAGGTGACGTGACACTTGACACAAACCTTGTCGTGACTTGAAGAGGACAGCAGCCCTCGCGACCCCGTCCACGGTCTCCACGCGGCACTCTCCTCCGCCGGACTTCTTTTCGCTCAGGAAATGTTTTAGCAGTTTGTTCTTCGCGGTTCTGTTCTGCTCCGGGGCCCAGTCGCCCTCAACGACAATGCCCCACTCCTCCATCCTCCCGCAGACAGCTCTCTCTGCACGGGCGCAAACAAAACTGACGCACCACCGGCTGCTTTCACTTTCGATTTCTCCGCGCAGCAAGAGaaacaactatatatatatatatatatatatatatatatatatatatatatatatatatatatatatatatatatatatatatatatatatatatatatatatatatatatatatatatatatatatatatatatatatatatatatatatatatatatatatattcaggtGCACTCTGGTCTACCTGTACCACCCACCGATATCCCCTTATCCCCTAGGCGCCTCACAGACTAAACCAAATATATAACAAATGCAAATTAGCAAAAACGAAATTGGTAAATTCATTTGACATAAACtgacataaacaaaaataactaaacttAAGAATTACATCTTAATTTaactgaacaaacaaaacaggcaAATAGCTTCTACACTCTGGAGGGGggtcatttgttttattatttttgcataaaacaacaacatggagGAATAAACTGAccctttttcttccattttaatTCTTCACAGTAAAAAAGATGAAATGTAATTTGTTTAAATTTGTGATCTGGAGGTTTCATTTGTCTGCAGAAGGTTTATCGTCACCTGAAACAGAACATAATCATTACATCATGAAAGAAAACAGCAAGTTAATGAGGTCAGTGCGGGTTACATGTGAATGAATCAGTCgctggagttttatttttgtttgactttATTTAATATTCTACTGTGCTGCTTATTGTGCTTGTCTGTggtctatagttataatttatgaaagccatggatcattatgttttaattagctCATCttaaattgcattattcatctaaaacaacttaatataagaagcaagtccgctgacttccacattagaaaactgcagggCCCAGTGGgggctgacgtcgccgtaaacatcctCAAAGTAGAGTTGGCACCTCATATGGATAGTTTCAGATCAGGATAGCGAGCAAACTGGATAAGGAAGTACATCTCAGTGAGTGTGTACCAATGGAGGTGAACACGGTGATTGATCGGTagtatggtgtcttgaaaataataaattgaaaattactcaaacctgcatgaatcactccaaatacaacttcgggtgagtaaatggttaatacaactataacatggttaaaacatgctctgaaaagtcgattttgctgaATAGGCCTGATTTAAGTTCTTCAGCTTTAGTTATGTCATGAGCAAAAGCATTGCTTTGTCATCccaagaaggggagagaaaatGGGAAGATATGAGTTTTAATAAGTTAAAGACAGAACACATGCTACTTAAACTAGGCTTGACTAACAAATGTATGCCCATGAGCACCACGCAGTTGACAGCTGGTGTAGTACACATTAGTGGCCCCTTGAGGACGCCCATGCACTGCTCTGTGTATTATATGTGGTGAGACTTTGGGTAAACCTGAAAATGCATTGGTTCTTATGAATGCTCGACTGTCCTGTCCTGTCACAGTGCCTGTTCCGTcatcaccatagactgtatattagAAGAGGActgtgtgagtgtgacgtcacccgttgCATTCAGTggcagccaaatgaagccaattgaggcgagcagttatacaggctaatctgcaaccaagTTCCATATGTGTAAATCAAGTGTGCGTTTTCATAGCAAGTCAGGTTTGGTGTGCACAGGGGTTAGCAGGTGATCTGGTACGTACAGTCAGGTTTGAtaggtgcaggaggaggagggggtggaggaggaggagggggtttgGCACAGCTGTAGGACACCTCCAGGTATCGGGTCTCCTCTTTGCACGGATACTCTCCAAACACGTACTCTGTGACGGGGACCCTGCAGGAGCGTCTGTCTGCACACCTGACACACAAGAGAGGAGTCAACCCTGAGATTTAtcagaaatacaaaaaactatGAGTAGACCTGttacaacaacacattttgaagcatgatatattgttACAGAGACATAAACGATTGAAACTACTtacaacacaataacaataaagcaggataatcccagtaaaataGACAGTATAGACAGTTTACCataaaggcctgagctgcaacaaataaaacagcagaatgaagcaataattagccacagaagtcATTATTCAACTCTCAAGTTAATTcctctaaaacatagttaacgtcattagatttaagattttaccaaaaaaaaaaaaagaaaaaagactagtcttttctagttttgtcattttggtaaagtttataattttgcttCCTTGTTGGACAAGGGCAGATATAACATAGAGGTaactccataactgttacctagcaaccataatgtcaaaacatgtctaaatttcACAATAATTATGATTTGTACAGTGAGCAGAGTCACCTCGTCACAgagctgtcacctgcttgtctccatggtggtgtataagtttaatgccatactgtgggtaAGAAACCCAATCATTGTTGGATGGAGGTATTCAATGTTATTGCAATGAAGTTTGGTTTACACAATAGTTGTATTCCTTTCGGAGTACCAAGGTGGAGAAGTAGCTACCATTAAATAGAGGTTATTCAGTGACATaactttatttgaaaaatgcccTTCAACACTGAGTGGCACTGAGGAAGAACTATGAACAGAACAAGAGACAtaatgtgtttcattttattttttattggctcatttttgtccagggAGCTGTTGATTTCACCCACAATAATTATTTTCTCAGCACACAGActcaaaaacttttttttttttaaggagagAAACATCCATTTCAACTGTGTCTGTGGTGTGCAGTGTCCCTGTTGTTTAGCTGTTCCTGTGTTTTTACTACTGTCGACTTGATTTTCTTGCTTTAAAGTCAGGTACAAACTAAAAATGTATCAGAGTTGTGGacttatatttgttattaagctgtagcagctctttcacattttagatttagtgtTTTGAGTGTTTACAGAAGAAATGTCATTACTGCCCCTGATACTCATATACTGTTGCCACTCGATAATAATGTTCCAAAGGTTctgtcatctgcataacctctataaTAAAACAATGAGGATGTTGTCTGTTACTGTTATGGTGTGTGACAGTATTTTGTTCTTACAGATCTTCGACCACCATCTCAGCCCAGGGGAAGGTGCAGAACGTGTCTGGCCCGTCGTCCGGTTGAGCTTTGCCCTCTCCACACCGAGTCCCAACTCCCACTTTGTACAAGATGTGCTCCAGCTTGATCTTCGTGCCCACCTCTGAAACACGGAAGAAAGAAgcggagggagaagagagaaaagcatCACATGAGATTTCTACAGCTCAACACCAGGTATGTCTCTGTGGCCACTGGCAGATTTctgtattgattacattgtaccactaaaatatctaaaaagtcAAGCACCAAGTAGTATTAAATATTATGGACTATATAATGTTGTGATCTCATCTAAAATCCAACTATTTACAAAGGCATTATTGAAAGAACAGTGAGTCTAGAGGGGATGGAACAAGATCTTGTAAAATGAAATCGCTGCTAGATTATGCACATGTGGAAAATGATCTTCAgagattttttacagtgtttacatttggattggacaagAAATAGGGTAAAGTGCTGGTGATTTAAGTTTTGAGAATCCTTAGTTTAATAAAGACATtctacaataacaaaaatataagaaataaaAACTTGTGAGGCTAAATATGTCAACTGAACAGGGAAATTTTATCATGTCAAACTATTGTCTTGTCTCGTTCTTATGGACTCAATCTCACCCCATCCCTAATGATCAGTAGCAGTCATGCAAGTTAAATGCAGTGTTTCTTTAGTACGAATAGGAGTTTTTCACATGTACTTTGCTCCTCTAGTGTtattataaacatataaatataaacttaCTGCTTTAAGGAATTTGTAATAGTAAACAGTGACTTTACTACtacaatatatatacaataaGAGAACTGCTTTCACCTCTGTAATCACATTGTTTGTGACAAATGACCTTAGTTTTAACAGCTTTAAACATAGTTGACAAAATGAATGTTCTTACCACAGGCCATAGTGGCGGTGTCATTGAGGCAGGCGTACaccacctctccctctgtcaAACACAAACCAATCAAATCACACTGTACAGCTGCCTGTCTCATTCAGCAGATTCAAGTCTGTCATGATCAAAGTCTCACAGTTCACTTTGCTGCAGTTAGTCCATATCTGCCTTTAGTCTGTAGTCTCTTACTTTTCAACACATAAATAACACATTAACAGTGCTAAATGACAGACATACTAAAacaatccattttattaaaaaaatgaaaacatggtAAAGTGAAAGCAATTAAACAGGAGTCAAATTACACACTTCAGACAGATGAATATGAAAAGCACTCACCAGCCGCTGGAGTCAGATACCAGGCTGCAGCCAGCactaatgaataaaaaaatgaattaatatgATTTGTTGTAGAATATAGCTTGTACTAAGCAAACATATTACACTACACGTTGCTAGGGCAgggcaaaaaacacaaacaatttAATTGATTAATCGATTAATTTGAAGTTCAAATTCAATCAatttgtttggaagaaaattgaagaagaagaacaacaacagttTCCTCACTTTCTTGCATTGTTTAGCGCATTCCAGCGCTGAGTCATTTGAAATCTGTGACGTCAAATTAAATACTGGGGCTGCATGTTTAATACaatagttttatagttttatctCATTCATAAAAGGTTTCCCCAATGACCAATAGATTAGTTAGTTTTAACAATTTTCTGTAGTTTGCAGAAATTTTTAgtggagagggggaaaaaaatcgaAAAttgaatcagttttattttcaagcAAAATTGCCCCAGCTCTGCACGTTACACATTCCTAATAACTCAGTTCAAAACAGTGGTCCATGTTGAAGCGCATATAAAGAACTTGCTCCAACAAATGTCACATCTAATAGACTCCACAggtcaaaaacataataaaaactgaGATCCATATTGCTAATGGTAAAAttctattaattttttttttctttttctggttGAGCTTGTGAAACTTGGACCCATGCGTTGAAAAGGCCTAAGCTGAAACAAATACTCACGGCCGAACGCGAGGATCCTCACTGGGACCATGCTCtgttctgttgttcttgtttctCTTGTGTCTGTCTCTTTGTTGATCACTGGTGCTGTTTTCCTCTGGACGCTCCTTATTTAAAGGTAGGGTCAGACATGCAGACGCCTGTCCTGTGGCTGAGGCATGTGGGGCCTCAGTCCCAGATGTGTGGGACCTTTAAAAACCCTGTGTGAGCTGCAGGAGGCGGCTGTAAACCAGGGCcagtccacacaccttcaacTCATTAACCACGCAACATCTGCTTTACATGTACAAGCTGCACCCAATAttaagaatattttatttaacaatatCTCATTTATGAATATCCCCCAAAGTATTCCAAGAGCATTGTAAAAATCTATACATTGTCAGAATTTGATTGAGATACTCAAATTACCTTAAGCTTGTAATGATCCTGGTTGTAATGATTTACATGGCATTGACCACTACACTATACCAACTAATCCAATCAGTCCATAAACTGCAACATTTAGATGATGGACTTGTCTCTGCAATATAAATGCTGATGTTCTTCAGAGCCAGTtaaagtttttcttttgtttagttaaaCTGTActcgtttctgtgtagactctgcacaccagAGTGGGCGACAGGTGCATAGGAGGCGAAGCACTTGGTCTGAAAAGTTAAtaaggaaggtcagagggaccaAAACGTTGTGAGAATAAAATTGAATCAAGAGTGAGAtggtgtgcgggagtttttttttttttttttttacttttcagaccttttgtttaattaaaCAATAGAGTAGTAAGAGTTGTGCAAATCAATGGACAAAGCTATTCATATTTTTAGCAATCCACACAGGAAGTTGTGAAACATTTGCCTTTTACAAGTgataaaaaattgaaatattatatataaatatgataTCATGTGTAAAATATTATCCCTTTCAGTCCCATGGAGTAAACTGGTGGACATGTCATGCACAGTTGTTGTGTGGAGAGTGTTGTGATGATTACAAGCTGAAGGTgcagagagagtgaaagggtCAGAACATCTATCAGCCACTTTGGCCCAGGTCCAGGTGGCCCCTGGAGCCTCATAAATACCATAGAGCCACAGTGAGCCATAACTCTGCAAGAACCAGCCTCCTGCACATGTGGAACCGTCACACTTACGTCTGATCTTCAACTGTGGTTTCACATAAAGAATAATGATGGTTTCATAACTTCTACAGTTTTTGTTCTTCCAATGAAAGGTCCTCAGGTAAGATCCTTTGTCTTTTCTATGACGTAGAGTGAGTAGAAAcatattacaattttgtgcattattcattcatccatACTCATGATGCTAaattactattgtagccacagctgccctggggtagactcaCCGATGTGCCAGTGGCCCCTGTGACTACCATCAGTCACTCGTCCATGTACCATATTCTTTCTGTTTTATCTTTTCTTAAATGATCACTAAAACCATCCCTAAAATCTCTTTTGatgctggaattgccaatttggATGAGATGTTGAGAGGGCAGCTTTTTAGAACTGTAAACAATTTGACTGATTTGAAATTGGTTGACTCAATACAAACAAACTCAATACTGTGACTTGGGAGAACAGCGTCTGAGAGAAGCGTCTGACCATATTCACAAAGCTCACTTATGGAGACGCAGGATAggttcagttttagttttgtggGTGCTAGCGCAagaaatattacaatatttacattttaatcatgtAAATGAATTGaaacttttattcatttgttattgtttttaattttttctttttttttttttattgaaaagtatttaaaaaaaaaccaggAAGACTAACTGGCCCTTGGGTCCATCTAATAGGAAATCccaataaataagtcaatattCAAAAGTTAGTATAAGTTAGTATATGGATATATGATTGAATATTCCAACATAATTGCAGCCCTTTTTCCCAGAATACCAACAATTTTGGCATTTTTTGGACTTATTATATTGTTATGTCACTGCTGAAGGAAAGATCCACTCTCATAGAcagcaggctgcagatgtgtcccaGACTAATGCACATCCATTTATAGATAGAGTTCAAATCTTTAGGGCCAGAGCCCACTCAgctaagggacagagggaggcccACCCACGGCAGGACAGGAGCCAGCCCAGCCAGGGACCCAGGCCATATAGCCAGGAGCAAGAAGGGAGGGTTCAGATCCACAGAACAGAATCAGGGCACAGTAGGAGATCTAGGGTCCAGCCATCACCGGGCAGTCAGTggccaggcatctgaaacacTTGCGCTCCCCAGAGTGGTGTGGGACAGGGAACAATATAGCAATAGCAATGAACAAACTGCAGGTGAACTGACTAGTAAATGTTGTTGACAGGGAAacaggaggaaacagaggatagCACTCAGGTCACCATACTTCTCCCAGTATAGCTACTCCTAGGCAGCTTAACTAAAACTGCAGGTTTTATTTCTGCACCTAACTAGCCTTGCCATAAGCTAATTCAAagaggaacattttaagcctggtcttaaatgtaaaGACTGTGGCGGCTTCTTTAACATGGGCAGGGAGCTGATTTCAtaacacaggagcttggtaagtGAAACCTCTCCCTCCTACTGTGCTTTTAGACAGTCTAGGAACAACCAGTAATCCAGCAttttgagagcggagtgctGTGTTTGGATCATATGGTACTATAGCATCTTGCAAATATGATGGGGCCATGCCCTTTATGGCTTTATATGTCAGGAGAAGAACTTTGAAATTATTTCTAAACTCAACAGAAGCCAGTGAAGGGACTCCAACACTGAGTGATGTGGGGTCTTCTCTTAGTTCTTGTTAAGAGCCTGGTTTCTGCATTTTGAACTAGTTGAAAGCTTTTTATAGAGTTTTTAGGGCGTGTGTCTAGTGGGAGGTATTTGTCTAGTCTTGatttaacaaatgcatggataacgTTTTCACTTTtagacaagattttttttattttggtgatattaCGCAGGTGGAAGAAGGCTGGTTTATATGTGGTGTGAATGAGAGCTCTTGGTAAAATAAGACTCCAAGCTTCCTCACAGTAGTGGAGGCTACACTGACACTATCCAGTGTGACTCTCTGGTCAGATAGAGAGTCTCTCAGGCCTCTTTATCTGAGGTCTGCGAGACTATATCTAGAACAATTACCTCTTTTGAAGAGGCAGATAATTAAGTGTAGTCCAGGTTTTTAAGCCCTTCACACAAGCACTAAAGCTATGTCCCAATTTGATAGCTGCACCTTTCGAAGTACCCCTTCATGTACCGTTCAAGTGAGTGAGTGCTTCCTACTTCTGAAGAGcgcagacgcaaaccttgcttgctcctgttgcttccttctttactttatttttaatcatcttccagtgctggaagatttgtttagttatgattttctttaaAGTAAACCAacacttttaaaccatttttacatttttttactcaatttctGACGACCCAGCGATATGTCCAGGGGAAGAAActaaaggaattctttctgcgaacgctgtcgtaactatcaacaacaaattaatgagctacaagcacggatatttgttttagaatctgaaaaaggacgtCACCGGACACTCCCTAtgacttccagtggtaagcagcctacagttattcagagaagagggtgaaaaaactgctactttcaacttaaactgatactgtgtcttttctaaaactttgtaaagacaagaaatTCAAGCCAATGCAACAAATGAtaaaagacaatgctaatatagttacatcactgaaaatacagcttacaaacagaATTTTACCCCTGACACAGACAGAAAattgatttttgtcacaaaacaagagcaatgaagttgggaaaagagcggcggcagacatGCGAtttgtgccaaacgtcaaggtcagagatacacTGCTGttaggagacggtgctatcagagatgtgagccacagaggaatccaaacttgctcgtaccccagtcacactgtctctgggattacaaaactcctcccaaaagttttgtcaacacaccgaggaattaaacagctgattgtgcacgtgggtgaaGTTGACACCGGAATGAATCAGATTGAAATCTTAAAAAAGGATTTCATTAAATGATTCGAGGATCTTGATAAAGTGggggttaagactttcatcagtgggcCTCTTTctagcatagacagaaggaagatgaacaaatgtGCCTGcctgtttcagctgaacacatggctgttcaatgcATGTGTAGCCAGAGGATTGCTATCCATATCCATAACTGTCTGCAACTTTATTATCATGAtttaattgttaatcgcaattattttggccatggtaattgtgacaccaaatttcagtgTGTCCTATgcctaatactgctactactacagcagcAATAATGCTTTCAttttattaacttttatttaaccaggtgaaaaaaatcaattgaGACCagatttcttttcaaattttcttttttttaggcCAAAGTGAAACTGCAGTACAAAACTGTAGCAGATACGTTTGCAGGCTTGAAGAGTAAAGGCTTTATCTTCAATTCTTGAACTAAATTTTGCAGGTGAGCTTTAGAAGAGAGCTCATCATCTGGTACAAAGCCAAGATACTTGAAATTAGAAACAAACTCTATGATGTTTCCCTGGGAAGTCACCATTGAGGGGATAACATCTGGTAACCCATGTCCATGTGTGAAAACCATGGCTACTGCAGCTGTATACCTGACTGATGCACCAGTGAACCCCAAAGGCAACAGGCAGAGGATGACACGGGGGGGAGGGGCTCTATTAGTGCTTTAATGATAATACAATTTACAAGTCTGATAAAATTCTCAAAGCAGGGTGCCTGTGGTGGTTACAGATATTTTACACAGATGTGGCAGCCACAGGTTGAACTCAAATCACTGTCACCACATGTAAAATCCCTCACAGTTTAAACT encodes:
- the LOC117375768 gene encoding protein mono-ADP-ribosyltransferase PARP14-like, with protein sequence MEEWGIVVEGDWAPEQNRTAKNKLLKHFLSEKKSGGGECRVETVDGVARAAVLFKSRQVRDRVLSKPIHEITVDDRSVKLRLSEDSPV